The proteins below come from a single Spirochaetota bacterium genomic window:
- a CDS encoding histone deacetylase family protein, with the protein MSSNVREIQEEVQNGSTREFIKSYFQRSVVMQRPFYIIYDPLYTTSYVTASVEKPDRVRQIMKDLGDSYPIIKPQSCTDDDILLCHSEGLLMMEKQDEVRFSVAKLSAGGAITAASMALDGKPSFAVIRPPGHHANPDHNWGFCYFNNMGIAIKRLLADNVIKKAIILDIDLHFGDGTDAIFKSNANVPVLNIQSSNPVDFINETRTRLQECGGADILGISAGFDQYIKDWGANLSTQDYYTIGQIAGNHAKLYCKGHIFAILEGGYYIPDLGKNVIALIEGIRNGLYD; encoded by the coding sequence TTGTCTTCAAATGTAAGGGAAATTCAGGAAGAAGTCCAGAATGGCAGTACACGGGAATTTATTAAATCATACTTTCAAAGGAGTGTGGTTATGCAGCGCCCTTTTTACATAATATATGACCCTTTATACACAACAAGCTATGTTACTGCATCAGTGGAAAAACCAGATCGTGTACGGCAAATCATGAAAGATCTTGGCGATAGTTACCCTATAATTAAACCCCAAAGCTGCACCGATGACGATATTTTACTGTGCCACTCTGAAGGATTGCTCATGATGGAAAAACAGGATGAAGTACGCTTTTCTGTGGCAAAACTTTCTGCTGGGGGAGCAATCACTGCTGCAAGTATGGCACTAGATGGAAAACCAAGCTTTGCCGTCATACGTCCTCCAGGGCATCATGCCAATCCAGACCACAACTGGGGATTCTGCTATTTTAACAATATGGGAATTGCCATAAAGAGATTGCTTGCTGATAATGTGATAAAGAAAGCAATAATTCTTGATATTGATCTTCATTTTGGAGACGGTACCGATGCAATTTTTAAGTCCAATGCAAATGTCCCTGTGCTGAATATTCAATCATCCAACCCTGTTGATTTTATAAATGAAACAAGAACACGGTTGCAGGAATGTGGCGGTGCTGACATACTGGGCATCAGCGCAGGGTTTGACCAGTATATAAAAGATTGGGGCGCAAACCTTTCAACTCAGGACTACTATACAATAGGCCAGATTGCTGGAAACCATGCAAAACTTTACTGTAAAGGCCATATTTTTGCTATCCTGGAAGGTGGCTACTATATCCCAGATTTAGGCAAAAATGTTATTGCACTTATTGAAGGCATACGCAACGGCCTTTATGATTAG